The Rhinoderma darwinii isolate aRhiDar2 unplaced genomic scaffold, aRhiDar2.hap1 Scaffold_4214, whole genome shotgun sequence genome segment CCAGCTTATACCTGTGCAGGTTACACAATGAAACAAATGATCTGATTGCTTGTTATGGGTTGTAAAGCCTTTTGCACACGACCATTTTTCACAGCATCCAAgtgggacccattcactttagtgggtgaatccgTAGAAAGAAAATGTTCTATCTTACCGCAGATCACAGACGGGACTCTGGcggcacacacgctcgtgtacaaGAGCCACAAGTTCATAAAGCGCTAGGACGCCAGACCCTATAATTGTCAGATGCTGTAGAGATTTACTGATCCGTTATCTCAAAACAGGAACAAAGTTGTACATCCGGGTTCTTGTGTGCGCAGAACCGCAGCTcccacggggtagggagacggacagatgagccctaatctacccgccactcagtccctgcctacttgcatggcccgtcctaggcgacggcgtacaactgggcgacggtccctacgctcaatatgtgcacgacagacaaaccgacaagggtacacagaagctaagggaaatggggcagttgcccacggcaacaccatgagcaacatgcgtagtgaacgagccgagtcaaaccaggagtgtacgaggtaccaaacgcagcgcAGGAGAGTAGTTCGTAAAGCCagagtcaaaatgaagcaaggtcaataataatagcaggttcagcagagccaggaaacaggacagaatcacaggcagagacaagcaggaaatgaaggtataaatagaccgagggcgggagctagaaccgtctggccaggctgtgataggttctcccactcctgagtctaccagcctgagtggtagcagatcgagtcactctatcagacctaggagcaggtgcagactgattaaccacgggtgtcgacacagaagctgtgtctggcagacccTTTACACCCGCCATATAACATTATATCTGTGAGAAATGAGACAATTATTAACAAAGCAAAGTTTTTCTcttggacagtatcacacatgataagattagatacagttgctcagcagacagtatcacacatgatagatttagatacagcagcttagtagagagtatcacacatgataggcttagatacagcggctcaacagacagtaacacacatgataggattagatacagaagctcagcagacagtatcacacatgatagatttagatacacagctcagcagacagtatcacacatggtaggattagatacacatctcagcagacagtatcacacatgataggattagatacagcagctcaacagacagtatcacacatgataagattagatacagttgctcaacagacagtatcacacatgataggattagatacagcagcttggtagagagtatcacacatgataggcttagatacagcggctcagcagacagtatcacacatgatagaattagatacaggggttcagtagacagtatcacacatgataggcttagatacagcggctcatcaGCACAATATCACCCTTACTAGACTTAGATACACTGTCACATATCATATTAATATTTTAATGGACGTTACGGTGTGACTGGAATCCAATAATTCTTTATATTTGATGTCTTAGCCCTGGAGCGGCTGCTCACGGAGCTGGAGGATTTCCTGAATATCCTGGATAAAGAGAATCTCAGCAGCACGGCTATCCTGAAGAAATGTCTGCTGTCCGAAATCCTCCAGATGTGCCTCAAGAATAACAGCAGTAAGTGCTCCGGGCCGTCCATTACCTAGAACTCATGACAGACCTAGAACAGACAATGTGAGCAGAGAATCGAATTCTCGTCCATTCAAACCATAACATCCCAAGTCTAAGGCTGACAGGACTTGCTTTatatttaaaggggaattccttTGGTGAGGTCCTTTTGTTGAGGTTTGGATAATGGGGTGGAGCTTAGGCTGCTTTCTCTCTGATTGGGAGGAGGCTTGCTGCACCTGAGGCCCGCCCCTTCCCCTCTATCTCTGTCTACAACAAGAAATGGTCAGTTAAGCCTCCCCTCATTTTGTTAAGCCCCACCTCTTCCACTATTCTAATTGAAAATTAAAAGGGGCAGGATGGACtcatgttttttttctgcctgattTTTACGAGACATTTTTTTATACAAATTTGCAGAAAAAAGGTGTTTGATTTTCTTCTTTGTAAAATTTCAGGTTTAGTGCCCCTTTAAATTTTACTATTTGACTGATTGCATCATTGGAACACGGTGAGGATTGTAGTAGTTTTGTATCCATGTCTTGTAAAATAGTTCCAACAGATTATGTGAGTGTATGTCGTCatttaattacgggagccccaaaaAGAGCCtaaatgtgagggtgtaacaaatCCCAGGAACATTTTATAAAGATATTAGAATGTGAGAATTTGGTTATTATTGAATGTCCAGATCTTGTGTTCCAGGTGGAGATGAGGAATATATCTACATGAACAAGGTGTTGGCTCCTCACACGGACACCGCAGAAAAACCTGATTCTGGTAGGTGCCGGTATCATACAGGAGGAGCGCCCCCTCCCCCATAATCTGACATCAAAGGCTGATATTACACAGGCCGATTTTGGTTTGTgcatcgagcgccgatcaatgagacagatcggtgatcggcgctggtttgctcctgtcacaaggagctatggatggggacgagcagtcgttactctgatcgctcgtccccatacattattatgtattatcgttcatctgctgatcgctgccgtgtttacacaggacaattatcggcaatgagcgttatatgaactaattatctgcccgataatcgtcctgtgtaaaatccCCTTAACTCTTATATATCTCTCCTTCCATAGCTGACACGTCCGATCTACCAACCAAAAATGCACTGACCAATGGGGTGACAGCGCTGCACACTGCGCCACCACAGAAAAGCCTGCCCGACCTCCCACCTCCAAAGATTGTAAGTAATGATTATACACCCGACTGTACATATAAAGCACAGCAGTTTAGGTGTAAGGGCAGCGCATAATCTCATAGGTAACATAGGATGAAGGCGGATTATAATCTCACAGGTAATAGGATGAAGGCGGATTATAATCTCACTGGTAACATAGGATAAAGGGGGTTCATAGTCACACAGGTTATATAGGATGAACACGGATTATAATCTCACAGGTAACATAGTAATGATTATACACCCGACTGTACATATAAAGCACAGCAGTTTAGGTGGAAGGGCAGAGTATAATCTCATAGGTAACATAGGATGAAGGCGGATTATAATCTCACAGGTAACAGGATGAAGACGGTTTATAATCTCACGGGTAACATAGTCACACAGATTATATAGGATGAACACGGAATTATAATCTCACAGGTAATATAGGATTAGGGCAGATTATAGTCTCACAGGTAACAGGATGAAGGCGGTTAATAGTCTCGCTGGTAACAGGATGAAGGCGGATTATAATCTCACGGGTAACATAGTCACACAGATTATATAGGATGAACACGGATTATAATCTCACAGGTAATATAGGATTAGGGCAGATTATAGTCTCACAGGTAACAGGATGAAGGCGGTTAATAGTCTCGCAGGTAACAGGATGAAGGCGGATTATAATCTCATGTAACACAGAATGAAGGCGGATTATAATCTCAGTTAACATAGAATGAAGGCGGATCTTAATCTCACAGGTAACATAGAATGAAGGCGGATTATAATCTCAGGAAACACAAAATGAAGGCAGATTATAGTCTCACAGGTAACATAGAATGAAGGCAGATTATAATCTCACAGGTAACATAGAATGAAGGCAGATTATAATCTCACAGGTAACATAGAATGAAGGCAGATTATAATCTCACAGGCAACAGGATGAAGGCGGATtattatggcagcattatttttgCACTGTATATTACTTATCTATTATTTTGGTACGTTATGTCGCTATTACGTGGGCACTGTTTGCCGTTATATTTTTGTAATATCAGAAAGAAATCATTTGGACACTCTGTGGTGACATGTCTGGGTTTATATGACATTATAGAttatttattattgttgttacttatatttatctttatttttattgtgaatAATATCATattatattctctatacacaATCTTATGGGAAATATTATCAAAGTCGGATCTTCATCACCAACAAATAACTGAGGGGTTTATGATCGCCAATCAGATCCTGATCTAAGGATTAtcatcattatcattattatcattatcattattatcattattattattattattatttttatcatcattattattattattactattattagatTTCTGCAGACATTACACTAGAATTAGGATCTTGTAGTTTTGTTTCCATTTTCTGCATTTTCCTATTT includes the following:
- the LOC142710033 gene encoding actin filament-associated protein 1-like 2 — encoded protein: MSNEDFNFRGAQLLCKKFAKILVVDHPRGVTSAALERLLTELEDFLNILDKENLSSTAILKKCLLSEILQMCLKNNSSGDEEYIYMNKVLAPHTDTAEKPDSADTSDLPTKNALTNGVTALHTAPPQKSLPDLPPPKIIPEKTQSPKAETVEGYYEEAEPYDASVIGTMFLRSRFITGV